In Citrus sinensis cultivar Valencia sweet orange chromosome 3, DVS_A1.0, whole genome shotgun sequence, the sequence AACGGAATTATagtgaattgacgattttacccttgaaaagtatcacttgtatacccttaaattattttattatcacttgtatacccttaaattatcacttgtatcatatgaaaaaactaaattatacCTCTGGCATTATCTTATTTAAACGGCAAGTAACGATTTGGTGGACGGtagatatattttgtcaacttagagTGGATGATTGATACACCTTCAAAGTgttatagtatttttgataacagagCATCTATAGAatatacgaatgataatttcccaacGCGAATATAATCTATCAAATTGAGAATACGCCAAACTTTAGGAGAGGTTTATGATAATTACCCTGAAAGTTAATGATAAAAACCTCGTCAATTTATTCGCTCATTGCAAAtacaatgaaataattattattattatggtcttttgtttttttctccgctcttttgtttctttcactttttctttttctttttcttttttataaaacaaaacaatatatatgatctaattttattttcttttcatttttgaatggTTACAATTAGATTACGTAACCAATGTTatctcattattattaagtatAAATACGAGAAGGAcaacatttgaaattaataagttCGTTACGTAACTTGGCGATTCTACGATCGAAGGGGATTTCAACTCGCATAATGGAAAAGACCCAAAGTCGAAGACAATTGACTTCCAGAATGACGTTCCTTCCACATGGCAAGAGATCAGTCAACAGTCAACACGAATGACATGTgggggaggaaaaaaaaaaaaaaagaaagaaaaaacagaaaCAGCCACTGGTTCAATACAAAGAAAGTTTTGACTTGTAAGATGAAATCCACATTGGAGGATAGAAGGCAGTCCTGCATGCCAAGAGCTGAAATGGCCAATTGCTTTAGAAATCAGATCTTGGCCAGCAATCCCTCTCGTATAGGCTTTGGTACAGTGTTATCTTTGACATCGTTGTCTTTGGCATCCAATTCGCATGCACTCGGCGGGACATCAACTGCAGGAGAGCAATTGAAGAACCCGTGCGGCTGCTCaccgaaaacaaaaaaaaaaaatcaagaatcGTACCCGTCATCCAAAATCTCTAACAGAAAAAATGAagcattttcaaaataaaagagtttgGTATGCAACTACATTCTCATGCTAACTAGATACGTAATTACCATAAGCATGAAGCCAATGCGCTCCACAGGCATAACAGGCCAATCTTCCAGCCGAGGAACATGTGTGATGCCAAATACATACCTGTCATTACCTCTATTAGTTATTACCACAGCTAAAGCTGCAAACTGCAACTCCATTTActtattaaatacaaatagCTGTTCATTAGAAGTTTTAGAAGTGAAAGGCATAAGAGCAATTCAACAAACCAAAGAACTATATCGCTTTCTTCCAACGGCCGATTCTGCTTCACCCATGCTGGCAGTCCTTCACCAATACGAGGATTCTGATTCGGAAATTCTCCTCCTGGAAACATCTCGTCGCGAGCATATGCTGTAACCCAAAGGTTATGCTTCAAAAAGGCAGCTCTTCTAAAAACGGTGGCATCAGGACCAGCCAATGGCAAACAATTCGAACCAGGTACCAACTTGTACCCTGTTAGCTGACCAGTCCGGTTTACAGTTCTCGTATTCCTCACCTATGGTATAATACGGCAAGCATTGTCAATCAAAACAACTAGACCGGTgactataaaaattttaaagcagAAGCTACAAATGAATAATGTCTTAACTTGAAATAGTTAACattgttcattttgaattaTAGACATTGTCTTAGCTTTGCCCTTGTCAAATTGCTCATCACATGTGAAATAGCTTCGAAACAATATCACTAAACCAACAGTTCACCCTTATACAGCAGAATTGTAAGTGAAATGAAGcttataaaaatgtaattttttttttaaaagtataacAATGTAATGTTACTGTATGCTTGAACATAGGAAACTTGAGAGAATATTTACTACAACctagcattaaaaaaaatcaaatactaTTAAGTAAAGTACGCTTGTCCTAACAATATTAAGGCCAAGTATGCTGCATACTGGTCAAATAAATGAACCAATAGGTAGAAgcaattgaaaattgaagatTAGAATGCCTTACAATCCAGTGCCGAGCAGTAAGAGGATTACAATCACGCATTGCTTGCATTTCAGATTTAAGCAGCGTCTCTTCAGCATAGAATGCATTATTATGAACATTGGAGCCCCCAGGTTTCTCAACTTTCACATCTACCTCAACAACCTAAATATGAGAAGAAAGGTAATATGAAAGACCTTATTAACAGTATAATGGTGAGAAACAAAAATGGATATTACTTGACGGATAAACATATAAACCATGATAATCAAACAATGACCCAGGGAGAATAAGCAAAATTTGAGGCAGTATACCTGATTGAAAGCTTCACCAGGTTTACAGTCAACTTCCATATCCATACGGGCAATGAAGAAGTGTTGATGAACTGGTGCATATAAACTTGGTGCAATCATTGTACCATATTTTCGGGATTCTCCAGGTTGCAGTGCCCCTAAGCTGAGGACTCCTGTAAGCTTAACTTCAGCTTCTATTTTTCCATCCTGTAAGAACATGAAATGCCAtcttaaatttcaaaagagCATGCAAAACTCAACCAGTTACGATTGGCAACAAATTTGACCACAAGATTGGCAACAATAtaggttaaaaataaaacgcCAAGAAGCTCAATATAATGGAACCAGGAAAATTTTACTTGAAAATCCTGAAATTCCCCTGATTGAGGCAACAAGGTCAAATATAAGCTAGTAGTCAAACTGTACAAAGGTTATAAGTTCTTATTGGCACAGTATAATGAAGAACAGAGAAGAATCACCATCATATATGCAGATGCAATTATATCTGACTTCTATGAATTTCCAATTCTTCTATCATTGCAGAGATGACAGGTCGGGAAAGTCAACAGTTTCATTgcagataataaaatttcacacAAAAACCATATGATTTTCCACTTGCCTGATAAAAGTGCCAATAGAACCCATACTCATAGTTGGCCACAGTACAAATAAAAGACACTGTTAGCCGTCTAGATCTTCGAACCTCCGCGAAGCCAGTTCTCCAATCTTGATGCTTCCATAACATCCCATGATCCTCTTCATGCAAGCATACACAATTTTCTATTGTTTCAACACCGCCAGTAAAATTTGTAAAGTGGGCATCAAAGTATTTAATATAGCCCAAACAGTCACACCCCTGCAAAAGCAGATTCATTCAGCATCAGTTTGGAACCAACTACTAAAATATAGATGTCAAAAACTATAAGTGACACATACTGGAAAAATAATCGTCATACCTTTTTAAGAGAATGTGCATTTTTCCCAAGGCCGTCTTCCCCTGCATCAAAAGCATTCTTCCTGTAATGTGGCTCATTGGGATCGCCATAAGGCACAACCATCTCAACAAAACTCAATCTGTGAGCAACAGATCTTCGACCTCGACTACCATCAAGGTATGCAACAGAGTAGATTACCAATCCTTCCCTAGGGGTGAAACCAATACGAAAATTCCACTGACAACCAGAAACAAGACATAAGACAACACAGcatgatttaataaaatatacatcAATAAACCAATTCCAAGATCTACCTTTTGCCATTGTACAAAGTACCCATTGACGCGAAAACTAGGACCTTCAGGTTGAACAATTTGCAAAGGCTTCACATCACTTCTATCAACACCACCTCTTGTTTCACCACGGGTATAGTTCCGCAGAGGATCTGCTGGAGGCAGTGGAACAAGTTTTCGGTCTTCAAACTCAATCACCACCATGTTTTGCATATCAACAAGTACATAGATGCCCTCAACTGGGCGGGCATAACCATTTTCCATTGGACAGTCACTCTCAGTTCTACAGAATATAAGAGGTTTAGCAAGTCTTCGGCTAGGGGCATCAGCATCGCTGTAACAACCAACACACCTGTGGAAAGTGTAAAactcttagaaataaaagagtaTGTATGGTGCCAACTAGAAACTTCGAATTAAAACTGATATGGCATTGATTTAACTTACCAGGCATCGACCATCACGAGATCCATGTCTTCAATTCCCCTTTTCTTCATTGCCTCCTTAAATGGAGGAAAGGCTTTCACAGCAGCTTCACATTGAGCATATTCCTCAGCATCCTGAagttgaacaaaaaaattcaaaaaaaaaaaaaaaaagaacaagaagaagcatAACTTTTTAAGCAAGCATATGAACATAGATTCAGCAGGGGTTCCTCAAATTATTAAGTGCTAGAAAGTAactgatatattttatttcttctgtCTAAATTGAAAAGAGACATACCATTGGAGGTTGAATGTCAGGAACGACGCGTGATGATACGACTTTTCCCCTATGATGTCCACCTCGAGTGACAGCATGTACTTGTGATAACTCAACAATCCATATACTAGTTTCATTAGACTTTTTGTTATACACAACCAGTCTAGCTCTCCTAGGAGGGAGCTTGCTAGGAATAACAGGCCCGCCTTTGGTTCTGGGAAGCAATGATGGTTGGAATGGGGGGAAGAAGTAAGCATCTGCTAGTGCCACAACATTTTTATCTGGTTCCACCAGGACCACTTCAACAAAGCGCATGCTATCTCTGACCTGCAATTAAAGCAAAGTTAGTTGTAAATTTGAAAGTAAAATCTAAAGTGGAAGAACTCATGACACCAATCATGAGAACTTGTTATCGTAGAAgtgtatttttaaaaggaAGTAGGGTGTGATTGACCTCTGGAGTGGGTCCAGCAGCTCTGACAGTTGCCACTGCTACAGAGATTTCGGCTGGAGACAAAGGGTCCAAAGGATGGCTGGTTTGAGGCCTGGGCATGGCAGTTATTCCTGCACACTCAATACAAGCTTAGCCAATCTACCACTTGTAAGTAAACAAATTATGCAACTTCTACAACgaatgaaaagaagaaaattaaataaacacatcccaaataattaaaagccCTAGACCAAAGTAATTTAGTGTAAAAACCTTTTGCTTATTGTCAAGGTTCCATCAAGGGCACGAAGAGATCAACACTCCAAACAGATGCAATCATCATTCAAGCAGACATGCatcaataaacaaattaatgtcatgcacattaattaatgtcaataGACTCGttgtattgaaaataataaaaacaaagattgACTCTTGAATCTAATCAATACTCAATCAACCTAAGGAATATTCTTTTGCCGACATAAATTAATGTCATGCACATAAATAACTCATAGACAccaaaaaagaatataagaaAACAACAATATGACAAATAGACAATCACAGCAACGACAAGCAAACACGAAGATGATCCAAAAGAACGACACAAAGAAACATAAAGAACAAAATGAAGCAGACATACAAGAGGAAGAACGTACCTTTAGATGAAGGGTTTAAGGAAGTTTCGGCAAGGGGATCAACAGGGTGAATCAAAGAAGCTATGGCAGCGTTCTTGGGCGGCTGATCACTACTCCAATCCCGTACCATAGAGGCTCTGGGAGCAGAAACAGAAACAGAATCTTGAGCGAGTGCCTGAGCGCTGAAAGAAGAAAGCGTCGCCTTTTTCGAAGTTGAGGCCATTGCAAAGGGTTAGCAAGCTCTCCAATTCCACCACAATAAGTCTCTTTACAATCTTTTGACATACAGCAAGGACCCTCTTCACTCCAATCTTCCAATCTCACTCTCTCTGCAACactactttctttctttctctttacgGAACTCCTTGAATCTTCAAGAAACCTTTTCGTTCTTGAACAAAAGAATGTGAAGGGAGTATAGTGTGATCAGCGAAACTGAAACAATTTGCAGGGAGAGTGGGAAGAGTTTGGGCTTCTATATATGGGGAGTGCGCAGGAAGCCACGTGCAAATCGTccacttgtaatttttttttttctgttataCGAAGGGGATAAGTCAAGATTTGGGCTTTTTTAtaggttttataaaattccGGGGCCTTATCAAAGGAACCTGTAATAAGATAAGTACGCTGGGGATGATAGGGGGATCTGCTTGTGCTAAGTGACAAAATATTACGGGTTTAAATGGAATTTTCTGATATTTTCCGTTATAAGGCCTACGCGCACTCCATATTTCGTATAAGGACTAATGTGTTGAGATATATCAAAGATAGCCCAACTTTTTGCAAAACAAGTTGTAATAATCATATAAAAGGGGAGGTGTTACGCAAGGGAGGTAGATCTGCCTTAACTCTTGGCTAATACGACATTAACATCTAAAGTTGCATTGTCTTGTACCCACTATCTAGTTAGCATCAGATTTCCCCTCCGAATTATAACATGACATACAatttaacattaaatattaatttttgcacGATATGTTTAAGGGAATCGCTATGTCGGAGATACCCTAACTTAGAGCATCTACTATATTAgttagatataaaattaaaatgaatattagtTGTTTCAACTTTCGATCCAATAGCTGCAATGCATGCTCTAAATTAGAGTATAGCTAATATAGCTAGACCCTATGTTTAATTCTTAGattcttaaattcttaaattctATTAGTATTCATAAGAAATGGCACACTTGACATTGTAGTCTTCAGTTATGATATTGATACTTGGTAAAAATTGCACCATAACCAATATGCAATGTCCGTCATTTTATATTAGGGAGCccctatgttacaattaatgtaacatacacactcaatAACAACTACACAAATGATGGACCTacacaatttgtgtggttgttgttgagtgtgtatgttacattaattgtaacatagcatttacctttatattaatatcttgctaaaaaattattaataagattaAGTGTCCTTTCAGTTGCTTCTATGTTAagttgggggaaaaaaatccatgcatatttattaaaaatatatgcacATTACAAAATCATTGGTCGGATTGACAGTGATAACTTATCAAAGTGGGAAAGGACATTGTCAATAACTCGAGAGTTAATGGAAGCAAGGCAGAAGAATGTcaaatatgattattaatcatttaattagTAACTTAATTAACATCAAAGTTGAATCTAACGGCCCATGATTGGTCCTATAAATTTGGATGTATTTGGAGGTCATTCTCAGTGTAAAACCTAGTAGACATCCAAGAGATCCACTTGAATGGAAATGATGCTTCTGCTTTAATCAAAGCTGAGTCACCTCCAATCACCTACCTCCACCAAACACTCCTTTGCAAACTAAtccattttcaaatatttttttgtcaatataaaatttacgCTGCCTCTGGGAGCACCATACTCTTCACTTTGTATTTTGGCTTTCACCATTAGATTTATGGTTTGGATatctttatttcattaataacGTTGCAGTCCTTGttgtttgttaaaaataaaaaaagttaaagatttcaaaattttgatacatATTTTTCCTCTCTGCAATCTTCTTCACCCTCccctgttttttttttttttcccaatttccTTTAATCACTCTTGTCTAAttcattctttatttctttatctactcaaataaattagttacTCTCAAGGGGCAATCTCTTTCAATTACTAAGCGAAgttaatgatttcatcataTTTTATACACACACTCTCTATCTCTTATCTCTTAAATCTTGAGCCTCCATCCataatgaaatttgaatttctttttttatggatattcGACAAATTAAATAGATTGTAACTATctatacaaattaaatgaactATAACCATCTATGTGTTGTATGTATGCCCCCAAGGGCGTGGTCGGGTTGGTTGCAGTGAAACTGTACCCTCTACCAAAATGCGGGTTCGATTCTTAGGGGTGGTAAGGGggtaaaaaattgtatttgggCTTGCCTAtccaccccccccccctccccccacatctttaaaaaaaaaatctatgtgttgtatgtatgtatgtgcaATTAATATACTTTAGGaacttctcttttttctttttgtcaaaacaaattaataaataaatggttgTGTGATGATGTTTTTAAACTTTATAATAACTCGAAAAAGTATGCTTTATGATTgagaaaattgaataaatcaatttgatgTAAACCCCTCTTGTtatctttgaaaatttaaagacTAAAATTATCTATGAAAATCTAATTACT encodes:
- the LOC102618241 gene encoding amine oxidase [copper-containing] zeta, peroxisomal isoform X1, which encodes MASTSKKATLSSFSAQALAQDSVSVSAPRASMVRDWSSDQPPKNAAIASLIHPVDPLAETSLNPSSKGITAMPRPQTSHPLDPLSPAEISVAVATVRAAGPTPEVRDSMRFVEVVLVEPDKNVVALADAYFFPPFQPSLLPRTKGGPVIPSKLPPRRARLVVYNKKSNETSIWIVELSQVHAVTRGGHHRGKVVSSRVVPDIQPPMDAEEYAQCEAAVKAFPPFKEAMKKRGIEDMDLVMVDAWCVGCYSDADAPSRRLAKPLIFCRTESDCPMENGYARPVEGIYVLVDMQNMVVIEFEDRKLVPLPPADPLRNYTRGETRGGVDRSDVKPLQIVQPEGPSFRVNGYFVQWQKWNFRIGFTPREGLVIYSVAYLDGSRGRRSVAHRLSFVEMVVPYGDPNEPHYRKNAFDAGEDGLGKNAHSLKKGCDCLGYIKYFDAHFTNFTGGVETIENCVCLHEEDHGMLWKHQDWRTGFAEVRRSRRLTVSFICTVANYEYGFYWHFYQDGKIEAEVKLTGVLSLGALQPGESRKYGTMIAPSLYAPVHQHFFIARMDMEVDCKPGEAFNQVVEVDVKVEKPGGSNVHNNAFYAEETLLKSEMQAMRDCNPLTARHWIVRNTRTVNRTGQLTGYKLVPGSNCLPLAGPDATVFRRAAFLKHNLWVTAYARDEMFPGGEFPNQNPRIGEGLPAWVKQNRPLEESDIVLWYVFGITHVPRLEDWPVMPVERIGFMLMPHGFFNCSPAVDVPPSACELDAKDNDVKDNTVPKPIREGLLAKI
- the LOC102618241 gene encoding amine oxidase [copper-containing] zeta, peroxisomal isoform X2, whose protein sequence is MPRPQTSHPLDPLSPAEISVAVATVRAAGPTPEVRDSMRFVEVVLVEPDKNVVALADAYFFPPFQPSLLPRTKGGPVIPSKLPPRRARLVVYNKKSNETSIWIVELSQVHAVTRGGHHRGKVVSSRVVPDIQPPMDAEEYAQCEAAVKAFPPFKEAMKKRGIEDMDLVMVDAWCVGCYSDADAPSRRLAKPLIFCRTESDCPMENGYARPVEGIYVLVDMQNMVVIEFEDRKLVPLPPADPLRNYTRGETRGGVDRSDVKPLQIVQPEGPSFRVNGYFVQWQKWNFRIGFTPREGLVIYSVAYLDGSRGRRSVAHRLSFVEMVVPYGDPNEPHYRKNAFDAGEDGLGKNAHSLKKGCDCLGYIKYFDAHFTNFTGGVETIENCVCLHEEDHGMLWKHQDWRTGFAEVRRSRRLTVSFICTVANYEYGFYWHFYQDGKIEAEVKLTGVLSLGALQPGESRKYGTMIAPSLYAPVHQHFFIARMDMEVDCKPGEAFNQVVEVDVKVEKPGGSNVHNNAFYAEETLLKSEMQAMRDCNPLTARHWIVRNTRTVNRTGQLTGYKLVPGSNCLPLAGPDATVFRRAAFLKHNLWVTAYARDEMFPGGEFPNQNPRIGEGLPAWVKQNRPLEESDIVLWYVFGITHVPRLEDWPVMPVERIGFMLMPHGFFNCSPAVDVPPSACELDAKDNDVKDNTVPKPIREGLLAKI